One segment of candidate division KSB1 bacterium DNA contains the following:
- a CDS encoding glycosyltransferase family 2 protein: MLVSVVMPCLNERKTVGLCVRKAIDTLQKLGLEGEVIVADNGSTDGSAEIAREMGARVIHESRRGYGNAYRAGIAAARGDFIVIGDSDNSYDFGDIGRFVEKLREGYDLVMGTRFHGTILKGAMPWSHRYIGNPLLTGILNLFFHTQISDAHCGMRAFTKEAFQKMDLQTAGMEFASEMVIKAALAGLKITEIPITLHPDGRGGPPHLRSFRDGWRHLRFMLLHSPTHLFLYPGAAVSLLGGLLMLGMLIARRPLFGNSIDLHLMVVGSMLAILGYQIILLGVYARIYAVTHGFLPQSPLLSRLFRIFNLERGLALGATIFFVGALMGVLMLILYAEYPNGYPLQLRLALLASTLIILGAQTVFSSFFLSMLGIERK; encoded by the coding sequence ATGCTCGTCTCCGTCGTTATGCCTTGTCTCAACGAGCGGAAAACAGTCGGCCTTTGCGTTCGCAAGGCGATCGACACGCTGCAAAAATTGGGATTGGAGGGTGAAGTCATCGTTGCAGATAACGGCTCAACCGACGGTTCTGCAGAGATTGCCCGCGAGATGGGCGCACGGGTGATTCACGAAAGCCGGCGGGGATACGGCAACGCCTATCGTGCCGGCATCGCGGCGGCGCGCGGCGATTTCATCGTCATCGGCGACTCGGATAATTCCTACGATTTCGGCGACATCGGCCGGTTCGTCGAAAAACTGCGCGAAGGGTACGATCTGGTCATGGGAACGCGCTTTCACGGGACGATCCTCAAAGGCGCCATGCCCTGGTCGCACCGCTATATCGGCAACCCGCTGCTGACCGGCATCCTCAATCTTTTTTTCCACACCCAAATTAGCGATGCTCACTGCGGAATGCGCGCCTTTACCAAAGAGGCGTTTCAAAAAATGGATTTGCAAACCGCCGGCATGGAGTTCGCATCTGAAATGGTCATCAAAGCGGCGCTCGCCGGGCTCAAGATCACCGAAATCCCGATTACGCTGCATCCGGACGGCCGCGGCGGCCCGCCGCACCTGCGTTCCTTTCGCGACGGCTGGCGCCATCTCCGTTTCATGCTGCTGCACAGTCCGACGCATCTGTTCCTCTATCCCGGTGCCGCCGTTTCTCTGTTGGGCGGACTGCTGATGCTCGGCATGCTCATCGCCCGTCGGCCGTTGTTCGGCAATTCCATCGACCTGCATCTCATGGTTGTCGGCAGCATGCTCGCGATCCTTGGCTACCAGATCATCCTGCTGGGCGTCTATGCCCGAATTTACGCCGTTACCCACGGCTTCCTTCCGCAGAGTCCCCTGTTGAGCAGACTGTTCCGCATCTTTAACCTGGAACGCGGTTTGGCGCTCGGCGCGACGATTTTTTTTGTCGGCGCCCTTATGGGAGTACTGATGCTCATTCTCTATGCCGAATACCCAAACGGCTATCCGCTGCAGCTGCGGTTGGCGCTTTTGGCGTCGACCTTGATCATTTTGGGCGCACAAACCGTGTTTTCCTCGTTCTTTTTGAGCATGCTCGGCATCGAGCGCAAATAG
- a CDS encoding sugar transferase, with protein MTSLRRKAIDNALKVIDITIMSVTFLFSLYCFSPSDIPSRFLDFLSYKLSLINLIALVALVYGWISLFSQFGLYESRRFANLAKEMFDIFRAVSLGVLMVGAVSLLLGRGNVNRQVLLLFWVSCTLLTILARALFRRIIITLRNNGRNLRHVLFIGSNRQAIELAQKILSRRELGYKLVGFADDQQPAETIREPHAKVVCSLDDLPEFLENHIVDEVYLMLPVGSYYERIRQVIRLCQELGIVCRVPSNWFEIHTLKTAAFELDDEPILTVYTGSRHQLSQLWLKRVMDFCVSAAALILLSPVFVLIAVLIKIDSPGPVFFVQDRIGYNRRRFKMIKFRTMIQGAEALQDELQDRNEADGPAFKIHDDPRVTRVGRFLRKTSLDELPQLINVLKGDMSLVGPRPLPVRDVNGIEKRWQKRRFSMRPGMTCLWQVGGRNQLSFEEWMKLDLEYIDRWSIQLDLKILAKTLPAVFKGTGV; from the coding sequence GTGACCAGTTTGAGGCGAAAAGCGATCGACAACGCGCTCAAAGTGATCGATATAACGATCATGTCGGTCACTTTTTTGTTCTCCTTGTATTGTTTTTCGCCGAGCGACATCCCCAGTCGTTTCCTTGACTTTCTCTCCTACAAACTGTCGTTGATCAATCTGATTGCTCTGGTCGCTTTGGTATACGGCTGGATTTCCCTTTTTTCCCAGTTCGGCCTGTATGAATCACGACGATTCGCCAATCTGGCCAAAGAGATGTTCGATATCTTTCGGGCGGTCAGCCTCGGCGTTCTGATGGTCGGTGCCGTCAGCCTGCTGCTGGGGCGGGGTAACGTCAACCGTCAAGTTTTGCTGCTCTTTTGGGTCTCCTGCACGCTGCTGACGATTCTCGCCCGCGCTCTGTTTCGACGCATCATCATCACTCTGCGCAACAACGGCCGTAACTTGCGCCATGTGCTCTTTATCGGCAGCAATCGACAGGCGATCGAATTAGCGCAGAAAATCCTTTCGCGGCGGGAGCTGGGCTACAAATTGGTCGGCTTTGCCGATGATCAGCAGCCGGCCGAGACGATTAGAGAACCGCACGCCAAAGTCGTATGTTCACTGGACGATCTGCCCGAGTTCCTCGAGAATCACATCGTCGATGAAGTCTATCTCATGCTGCCGGTGGGTTCGTACTACGAACGGATTCGGCAGGTCATTCGCCTCTGCCAGGAGCTGGGCATCGTTTGCCGCGTACCCTCCAATTGGTTCGAGATCCATACACTGAAAACCGCAGCCTTTGAGCTGGATGACGAGCCAATCCTGACCGTTTACACCGGCTCCCGTCATCAGCTCTCGCAACTTTGGCTCAAACGGGTCATGGATTTCTGCGTGTCGGCTGCAGCGCTGATCCTGTTATCTCCCGTGTTCGTTTTGATTGCCGTTCTCATCAAAATCGATTCGCCCGGCCCGGTCTTTTTCGTTCAAGACCGCATCGGTTACAATCGGCGAAGATTCAAAATGATCAAATTCCGCACCATGATTCAAGGCGCCGAGGCGCTGCAGGATGAATTGCAGGACCGAAATGAAGCCGACGGACCAGCCTTTAAAATCCACGACGATCCGCGCGTCACCCGTGTCGGCCGTTTTCTGCGCAAGACCAGCCTCGATGAGCTGCCGCAGTTGATCAACGTGCTTAAAGGCGATATGAGTCTGGTGGGCCCGCGACCGCTGCCCGTGCGCGACGTCAACGGCATCGAAAAACGATGGCAGAAACGCCGCTTTTCCATGCGGCCCGGCATGACCTGTCTGTGGCAGGTCGGCGGCCGCAATCAACTATCCTTCGAAGAATGGATGAAGCTGGATTTGGAGTATATCGACCGCTGGTCCATTCAGCTCGATTTAAAAATTCTCGCCAAAACGCTTCCGGCAGTCTTTAAAGGAACAGGCGTCTGA
- a CDS encoding polysaccharide biosynthesis tyrosine autokinase, with the protein MSLSEKEQVPLTAFFEILLRRKWIFVACIAATLLPALYYNATAVRVYESTVSIIYDNPRQPITAAPQVLKYPLKESLLNQIQEIKSRSVALETAAALPQWAKDLFPLPKDRPPDFDQTAYIAAVIRNNLEAVPIAESDVIQIRVRAERDPALAMTIANTLCEVLRDRNLRIRREGVSDMRAFIEEQRQAYRKKLDEAEAALRRFKIENRVTALDKEVEEELQLAKNIELQYQQAKNERIKTEQYLRSLEGEISRRQQNLAPSITNLSNQMIQQLKAKLAELQDSYIRLQLQGVPENNPKMADMRREIDQLRQTLAEEARRFAESEHLIDPVSQIASLYQNRIDQELKLEMLQAQEKSLAASLAQYENALRRLPEKEFELARLTRERDLANNLYLMLSERHEEARINEAERIGNMRIIDAAQLPKEPVLPRIGLNLAIAFMLGSTIGLGLAFFVESIDTTLKTPEDIERRLGLQVLSSIPHLRRSGSSAGQEKSVGEPIELITYSQPGSPAAEAYRTLRTNLQFSHLSKKLTTVMISSSGPQEGKSTTSANLAVVLAQMGMRTLLIDADLRRPTIHKIFSVNREPGLADILQHCRTSSIMGPQNGDDLESEIDLNGGGPLAKASIGARKAVQQVASLDVALTAAIHKTRVENLDVLTCGELPPNPSELLAGESMKDLLALASEKYEYVILDAPPVIAVTDAAVLSPFVDAVLLVIESARNDRDIILKAKKLLDHVGANIVGAVLNNVKARNLYGGYDYYYTYYSEHGRSSQSKTKMQSGKA; encoded by the coding sequence TTGAGCTTGAGCGAAAAAGAACAAGTTCCCCTCACCGCATTTTTCGAAATCCTCTTGCGGCGCAAGTGGATTTTTGTCGCCTGCATCGCGGCGACACTGCTGCCGGCGCTTTATTACAACGCAACGGCAGTGCGGGTCTACGAGTCGACTGTTTCCATTATCTACGACAACCCGCGACAGCCGATAACGGCCGCTCCGCAGGTTCTCAAATATCCGCTCAAGGAATCTCTGCTCAACCAGATTCAAGAGATCAAAAGCCGATCGGTGGCGCTCGAAACGGCGGCTGCCTTGCCGCAATGGGCTAAAGATCTTTTTCCGCTTCCGAAAGACAGACCGCCGGATTTTGATCAGACCGCCTATATTGCTGCCGTCATCCGCAACAACCTCGAAGCCGTGCCGATTGCCGAATCGGACGTCATTCAAATTCGAGTGCGCGCCGAGCGGGACCCTGCCTTGGCCATGACAATTGCCAACACTTTGTGCGAAGTGTTGCGCGATCGTAACCTGCGCATCCGCCGCGAGGGAGTGAGCGACATGCGGGCCTTTATCGAAGAACAGCGCCAAGCGTATCGTAAAAAGCTGGATGAGGCGGAAGCGGCGCTTCGGCGATTCAAAATCGAGAACCGTGTGACCGCATTAGATAAAGAGGTTGAGGAAGAACTGCAGCTGGCGAAAAATATCGAGCTGCAGTATCAACAGGCGAAAAACGAACGAATAAAAACCGAGCAGTATCTGCGCAGCCTTGAGGGCGAGATCTCCCGCCGGCAGCAAAATTTGGCTCCGTCCATCACCAATCTTTCCAATCAGATGATCCAGCAGTTAAAGGCTAAACTGGCGGAGCTTCAGGACAGTTATATTCGGCTGCAGCTGCAGGGAGTTCCCGAAAACAACCCCAAAATGGCCGACATGCGGCGAGAAATCGATCAGTTGCGGCAGACGCTTGCGGAAGAAGCGCGCCGTTTCGCGGAAAGCGAGCACCTGATCGATCCGGTTTCGCAGATTGCCTCTCTGTATCAAAACCGCATCGACCAGGAGCTCAAGCTGGAGATGCTGCAGGCACAGGAAAAGTCTCTCGCCGCCTCTCTTGCTCAATATGAAAACGCCCTGAGGCGCCTGCCCGAAAAAGAGTTCGAGTTGGCGCGTTTGACGCGCGAACGCGATTTGGCCAATAATCTCTACTTGATGCTCTCGGAGCGGCATGAAGAGGCGCGCATCAACGAGGCGGAACGCATCGGCAACATGCGGATTATCGATGCCGCACAGCTTCCGAAAGAGCCGGTGCTGCCGCGGATCGGCTTGAATCTGGCGATCGCTTTCATGTTGGGTTCAACCATCGGCTTGGGACTGGCATTTTTCGTCGAATCGATCGATACGACGCTCAAAACGCCCGAAGACATCGAGCGGCGGTTGGGACTTCAGGTATTGAGCTCGATCCCGCATTTGCGCCGCAGTGGAAGCTCAGCAGGACAGGAAAAAAGCGTCGGTGAACCAATCGAACTTATTACCTACAGTCAACCGGGTTCCCCGGCCGCCGAGGCATATCGTACTCTGCGCACCAACCTCCAGTTCTCTCATTTATCAAAGAAACTCACCACAGTAATGATATCCAGTTCCGGGCCGCAGGAAGGCAAGTCTACCACATCGGCCAACCTCGCGGTTGTTTTGGCGCAGATGGGCATGCGGACGCTGTTGATCGACGCCGACCTGCGCCGGCCGACCATTCACAAGATTTTTTCCGTCAACCGCGAGCCCGGCCTGGCGGACATCCTGCAGCACTGCCGGACCAGCAGCATTATGGGACCGCAGAACGGCGACGATCTTGAATCGGAGATTGACCTCAACGGCGGCGGTCCTCTGGCAAAAGCGTCGATCGGTGCGAGAAAGGCCGTACAGCAGGTTGCTTCGCTCGACGTGGCTTTGACCGCGGCTATTCATAAAACCCGCGTCGAAAATTTGGACGTCTTGACCTGCGGCGAGCTGCCTCCGAATCCTTCTGAACTGTTGGCCGGCGAGAGCATGAAGGATCTTCTGGCTCTGGCGTCGGAAAAATATGAATACGTTATTCTCGATGCGCCGCCGGTCATCGCCGTAACCGATGCGGCGGTGCTCTCCCCCTTCGTGGATGCCGTTCTTCTGGTCATCGAATCGGCGCGCAATGACCGCGACATTATCCTCAAAGCGAAAAAGCTTCTCGATCATGTCGGGGCAAACATCGTCGGAGCGGTGCTCAATAATGTCAAGGCCCGCAACCTCTACGGCGGCTACGATTACTATTACACCTACTATTCCGAGCACGGCCGATCTTCTCAGAGCAAGACCAAGATGCAATCGGGAAAGGCATGA